Proteins co-encoded in one Halodesulfovibrio marinisediminis DSM 17456 genomic window:
- a CDS encoding histidine phosphatase family protein, with amino-acid sequence MKQTQIGLLRHAPTAWNAIKRIQGQYDVPLQEDSFEHINSWASSIKRHSWTRIVTSDLSRAHLTALALNRYLHVPVELDSRLREQDWGIWTGDSISRLREIDSEEVDRQEAAGWDFTPPNGESRKEVLSRTLEALHEATRRWEGENILVVTHQGNISTVANHLLQKKFLPEEGKLIKKYTLHRISAETIPPETTQFSVIALNEVL; translated from the coding sequence ATGAAACAAACACAGATAGGTCTCCTGCGTCACGCCCCCACAGCATGGAATGCCATTAAACGAATTCAGGGGCAGTATGATGTTCCGCTTCAAGAAGATAGTTTTGAACATATCAACAGCTGGGCTTCCTCAATCAAAAGACACTCTTGGACACGAATTGTTACCAGTGATCTTTCACGCGCCCACCTCACCGCACTTGCCTTAAACAGATACCTGCATGTTCCGGTTGAACTTGATTCGCGCCTGCGGGAACAGGACTGGGGCATATGGACAGGTGATTCTATCAGTCGCCTGCGTGAGATCGACTCTGAAGAAGTTGATCGTCAGGAAGCAGCGGGCTGGGACTTCACCCCTCCGAACGGTGAAAGCAGAAAAGAAGTACTTAGCAGGACCCTTGAGGCATTGCATGAAGCAACCCGCCGTTGGGAAGGAGAAAACATTCTAGTCGTAACCCATCAGGGGAATATTTCGACTGTTGCTAACCACCTGCTGCAAAAAAAATTTCTCCCTGAAGAAGGAAAACTTATCAAAAAGTATACTCTTCATCGTATCTCTGCTGAAACAATACCACCTGAAACAACACAGTTTTCGGTGATTGCTCTTAACGAGGTGCTGTAA
- a CDS encoding glycosyltransferase family 4 protein translates to MRIAFCTPFKPLTHSRISGDVTIADNLATFFRTQGHDVWIVPQLTTQYLWKKPRKWGEAFTTIHHIKKKLQKNRRPDVWFTYHSYYKAPDILGSLAAKEGIPYTVFAPSYAAKRKKSWETKPGYYLNKRALQKATHLFTNKLRDIDGLKMIVPPSRITFIPPGIQTKKFKRDETKRAEYRAAWKATNSIVILTVAMLREGTKSKGVEHVITACHSLLEQGHDIKLVIAGKGVMRSHLEKKAQKLLPNKHQFLGLIPPENLPQIYSSCDIFAFPGINEGLGMVYLEAQSCGLPVVAWDHDGAPQVVHNGKTGIITPSYNDTAFAQAIGSLAASSRLRKKMGSAATSYVETHHNIEKNYRELDAQLRALVKT, encoded by the coding sequence ATGAGAATAGCGTTTTGCACTCCGTTTAAACCACTAACACATTCTCGCATATCCGGTGATGTGACCATTGCAGACAATTTAGCGACCTTTTTCCGGACGCAAGGACACGACGTGTGGATAGTTCCACAACTAACAACCCAATATCTTTGGAAAAAGCCTCGGAAATGGGGTGAAGCATTCACAACCATTCATCATATTAAAAAAAAATTACAAAAAAACAGAAGACCAGATGTATGGTTTACCTACCACTCCTACTACAAGGCGCCAGACATTCTCGGTTCGTTGGCTGCAAAAGAAGGCATTCCCTACACCGTGTTTGCGCCTTCGTACGCTGCTAAACGGAAAAAAAGCTGGGAGACAAAACCCGGATACTACCTCAACAAAAGGGCTCTTCAAAAGGCAACGCATCTTTTTACAAACAAACTTCGTGACATAGATGGACTAAAAATGATTGTCCCCCCCAGCCGTATCACGTTCATTCCTCCCGGAATCCAAACTAAAAAGTTCAAACGGGATGAAACAAAACGTGCAGAGTATCGCGCTGCATGGAAAGCAACAAACAGCATTGTTATCTTAACAGTAGCCATGCTGAGAGAAGGTACAAAATCAAAAGGCGTGGAACACGTCATCACAGCTTGTCACAGCCTCTTAGAACAAGGACACGACATTAAACTTGTGATTGCCGGAAAAGGCGTCATGCGTTCTCATTTAGAAAAAAAAGCACAGAAATTATTACCAAACAAGCATCAGTTCTTAGGCTTAATTCCCCCTGAGAACCTACCTCAAATTTATTCCAGTTGCGACATCTTTGCCTTCCCTGGAATAAACGAAGGACTTGGCATGGTATATTTAGAAGCACAAAGCTGTGGACTGCCAGTTGTTGCATGGGATCATGATGGTGCCCCACAGGTAGTGCATAACGGAAAAACGGGAATTATCACCCCGTCATATAATGATACCGCATTTGCACAGGCCATAGGTTCTCTGGCGGCATCATCAAGACTTCGAAAAAAAATGGGATCAGCTGCAACCAGCTACGTTGAAACTCATCACAACATAGAAAAAAATTATAGAGAGTTGGACGCACAGCTTCGCGCCCTTGTAAAAACATAA
- a CDS encoding polysaccharide deacetylase family protein: MAKQRPYISALWHAVPSNIQARLAQSIQAGIDTYIKYGRPMGEMPTIFFRADDIAIPSTPCRTMLQIFAEHDTPLALATVPAWSTKSHVDALLSIAPEKNHLWCWHQHGWSHVNHVKQGRKCEFSTDRPYDECAEELQKGFETLASLLGDTFYPLFTPPWNRISYSNIQTLKEIGCKAISRTTSAPHQNILPDIPVNVDLHTRNELTAESAWNGLLSELSAGIASGRCGVMLHHDRMNKAAEDFLKRLLIILQSYPVQPVPIYAYML; the protein is encoded by the coding sequence ATGGCAAAACAACGACCATACATTTCCGCTCTATGGCACGCAGTTCCTTCCAATATTCAGGCAAGGCTTGCACAAAGTATTCAAGCAGGCATTGATACCTATATAAAATACGGACGCCCCATGGGAGAAATGCCGACAATCTTTTTCCGTGCGGACGACATTGCCATTCCATCAACACCTTGCCGAACAATGCTTCAAATCTTTGCAGAGCACGACACGCCGCTGGCACTTGCCACTGTGCCTGCATGGAGTACTAAGTCTCACGTTGATGCTCTACTTTCAATCGCACCTGAAAAAAACCACTTATGGTGCTGGCATCAACACGGGTGGTCGCACGTGAATCACGTCAAACAAGGCCGCAAATGCGAATTTAGCACCGACAGACCTTATGACGAATGTGCTGAGGAGCTTCAGAAAGGCTTTGAGACGCTAGCTTCCTTGTTAGGTGATACTTTCTATCCGCTCTTCACACCACCATGGAACAGAATTTCATATTCCAACATACAAACTTTAAAAGAAATAGGCTGCAAAGCTATCTCGCGGACAACATCTGCCCCACATCAAAACATCCTGCCGGACATTCCAGTTAATGTAGATCTCCATACTCGTAATGAACTGACAGCAGAAAGCGCCTGGAACGGCCTGCTATCAGAACTAAGCGCAGGCATTGCCTCCGGTCGATGTGGGGTCATGCTCCATCACGACAGAATGAACAAAGCTGCCGAAGACTTTTTGAAACGACTTCTGATAATCTTGCAAAGCTACCCCGTACAACCTGTTCCCATATATGCCTATATGCTATGA
- a CDS encoding glycosyltransferase family protein produces MSSTYNILMYSHDTYGLGHIRRTMAIARHLSAPGVNILILTGSPIAGRFPIPSGVDFVRIPGMIKQSNTVYVPHSIKVNPQKALDIRQEIITATAKSFDPDLFIVDKVPVGLKGEVLPVLQWFRTSRPNTKVVLGLRDILDDSASTRAEWNEKNYFNVLDNLYSEIWIYGQEDFYNPIVEYGLPVSISNKCIFTGYIPRQTPNRKVTLKQLLNGNGNGSDDSTKLVVVTAGGGGDGYHMLDTYLSMVEETPDLPFKTYMVSGPFVPQDLQDSLAKRAKKAGVIFATFHKRLEKIMAAADLIVSMGGYNTICEILSLKKTSLIIPRESPRLEQLIRARVLQSAKLADYIKWDCLTTSSLREKVTTMLEDTSQYEQSINAFSMTGLDIIRSRLSAFKGDSIDA; encoded by the coding sequence ATGAGTTCTACATACAACATCCTCATGTACTCACATGATACCTACGGACTTGGGCATATTCGACGAACAATGGCTATTGCACGACACTTAAGTGCTCCTGGGGTTAACATTCTTATTCTGACAGGTTCCCCTATAGCCGGTCGCTTTCCCATTCCTTCCGGTGTCGATTTCGTACGCATTCCGGGAATGATTAAACAAAGCAACACGGTCTACGTACCGCACTCCATTAAAGTAAATCCGCAAAAGGCATTGGATATCCGTCAGGAAATCATTACTGCTACCGCAAAATCGTTTGATCCTGATCTGTTCATAGTGGACAAGGTCCCTGTAGGGCTCAAAGGTGAGGTACTTCCCGTGCTTCAATGGTTTAGAACCTCACGCCCCAATACCAAAGTAGTACTGGGACTGCGCGATATTCTCGATGATTCTGCCTCCACACGTGCAGAATGGAATGAAAAAAACTACTTCAATGTACTGGACAATCTGTATTCTGAGATTTGGATTTACGGTCAGGAAGATTTTTACAATCCCATCGTTGAGTACGGTCTTCCGGTATCTATCAGCAATAAATGTATTTTCACAGGGTACATTCCCCGCCAGACACCCAACAGAAAAGTCACGCTTAAACAACTTCTGAATGGAAATGGAAATGGAAGCGATGACTCCACCAAGCTGGTTGTTGTTACGGCAGGTGGAGGAGGCGACGGCTACCACATGCTGGATACCTACCTATCCATGGTAGAAGAAACTCCTGACCTTCCATTTAAAACCTATATGGTTTCAGGTCCCTTTGTCCCGCAGGACCTACAAGATTCTCTCGCAAAACGAGCCAAAAAAGCTGGGGTTATTTTCGCCACGTTCCATAAGCGACTAGAAAAAATCATGGCTGCAGCAGATCTCATTGTCAGCATGGGCGGGTACAATACAATCTGTGAAATTTTATCACTTAAAAAAACATCACTTATCATTCCGCGTGAAAGCCCGCGGCTGGAACAACTCATCCGTGCACGCGTATTACAGTCCGCCAAACTGGCAGACTATATTAAGTGGGATTGCCTCACCACATCTTCACTGCGAGAAAAAGTAACCACCATGCTGGAAGACACTTCACAATATGAACAAAGCATTAACGCCTTCTCCATGACTGGACTTGATATCATTCGCTCCCGATTATCCGCGTTCAAAGGAGACTCTATCGATGCATAA
- a CDS encoding glycosyltransferase family protein, giving the protein MRVVHYCQHVLGMGHFFRSLEIDKALAGHDVTLITGGTPVSISYPDHVQVVELPSLSMDEEFGTFIRKDTKGNKQVLTEQELESIKKQRTAILIETIKKLQPDIFLVELFPFGRKQFSFELMPVLELAKQHAFPNMQIVCSVRDILVEKTNQKKFEERVLNILNTYFDAVLVHTDPEVITLEATFPRINEIKIPVFNTGYITPLPHDINPEAVRKSLSIASDMPFILGSIGSGSVHPEIIENLAAASIQLNTSTPHALLISTGPFMQPEVQKRIRESCAPHPHITVTDFIPDFISYLSAADLSLSMAGYNTTMNLLAVNTFGLVHPFDQNREQRMRSTNLEQLGALKILEQDDMIPDNLSSMLNQYLNHPAPPPQHQVDLQGAAESVRILENL; this is encoded by the coding sequence ATGCGTGTTGTCCACTACTGTCAGCATGTACTGGGCATGGGGCATTTTTTCCGCAGTCTTGAAATAGACAAGGCCCTTGCGGGACATGATGTTACGCTCATTACAGGCGGCACCCCTGTATCCATATCTTACCCTGATCATGTGCAGGTTGTTGAGTTGCCTTCCCTCTCGATGGATGAAGAGTTCGGTACGTTTATCCGTAAAGATACCAAAGGGAACAAACAAGTACTCACAGAGCAAGAGCTTGAAAGTATAAAAAAACAACGCACCGCAATTCTTATTGAAACAATCAAGAAGTTGCAGCCTGACATTTTTCTTGTTGAACTTTTCCCTTTCGGGCGCAAACAATTCAGCTTTGAACTTATGCCCGTGCTTGAGCTTGCCAAACAACACGCTTTTCCCAACATGCAGATTGTGTGTAGTGTGCGTGATATTCTTGTTGAAAAAACAAATCAGAAAAAATTTGAAGAGCGGGTTTTGAACATTCTTAACACGTACTTCGATGCTGTCCTTGTGCACACAGATCCAGAGGTAATCACACTGGAAGCAACCTTCCCGCGTATTAACGAAATCAAAATTCCTGTCTTCAACACAGGCTATATCACCCCGCTACCGCATGACATCAATCCTGAAGCCGTACGCAAGTCACTGTCTATCGCCTCCGATATGCCTTTTATACTCGGTAGCATCGGCAGCGGTTCTGTCCATCCAGAAATTATAGAAAATCTTGCTGCAGCCTCAATTCAGCTTAATACATCCACGCCGCACGCATTACTGATCTCAACAGGGCCTTTCATGCAGCCCGAAGTCCAAAAACGTATTCGAGAAAGTTGTGCACCTCATCCGCATATTACAGTCACGGACTTCATCCCCGATTTTATCAGCTATCTCAGCGCAGCAGACCTCTCCTTAAGCATGGCTGGGTACAACACCACCATGAACCTGCTGGCAGTGAACACATTCGGCCTCGTCCATCCTTTTGATCAAAACCGTGAACAAAGGATGCGCTCAACAAACCTGGAACAGCTTGGAGCACTAAAAATTCTTGAGCAGGATGATATGATTCCTGACAACCTTAGCTCCATGCTCAACCAGTACCTCAACCACCCGGCTCCCCCACCGCAACATCAAGTTGATCTGCAAGGAGCGGCAGAGTCTGTCCGAATCTTAGAAAACCTATAA
- a CDS encoding FtsX-like permease family protein: MPEKTTHTDFFAHGDSQRIGFPWSKSFDFAVQSLRNRFTRSLITMSSLILAVAFLAFILTNLNIATGLVQFGGTQFASLLSEMGFDVDTTLGTVTTGPKERWIVILSLLVCTVGIVNAQLMSVTERFRIIGIFKCLGALDSIILRLFLIEAAILGIIGAAIGAAAGIAFAFLNGLVNFGVASLILVSLVDVFISFLIATATGFTLSIIGVLYPAILAARMDPVKALNAQH; this comes from the coding sequence ATGCCGGAAAAAACAACACACACCGATTTTTTTGCCCATGGTGACAGCCAGCGTATCGGCTTTCCGTGGAGCAAATCGTTCGATTTTGCGGTTCAAAGTTTACGGAATCGATTCACCCGCTCGCTCATCACTATGAGCAGCCTTATTCTTGCTGTTGCATTTCTGGCATTTATTCTAACTAACTTGAATATCGCAACCGGCCTTGTCCAGTTTGGCGGCACCCAGTTTGCGTCACTCCTTTCAGAAATGGGATTCGATGTAGACACGACACTCGGCACGGTAACAACCGGCCCAAAAGAACGCTGGATTGTCATACTATCCCTTCTTGTCTGCACTGTAGGCATCGTTAATGCACAGCTTATGTCCGTCACCGAGCGCTTCCGCATTATCGGCATATTTAAATGCCTCGGTGCCCTTGATTCCATTATCCTGAGATTATTTCTTATCGAAGCAGCAATTCTCGGCATTATCGGAGCAGCCATCGGCGCAGCGGCAGGCATTGCCTTTGCGTTCCTTAATGGCCTGGTCAACTTCGGTGTAGCATCATTAATTCTTGTATCATTGGTCGATGTGTTTATCTCTTTTCTTATTGCCACAGCCACGGGTTTTACCCTGAGCATCATCGGCGTCTTGTATCCAGCTATCCTTGCAGCACGTATGGACCCAGTAAAAGCACTCAATGCGCAACATTAG
- a CDS encoding ArsR/SmtB family transcription factor, which produces MAEITPVCQITCVHDEAVAEVRKAMLSAEHMSSLSELFKILGDGTRVRILNALSHHELCVCDLVTIIGMSQPAVSHQLRLLRAAKLVRYRKVGKNVYYSLADDHVTVLLSTALEHILEG; this is translated from the coding sequence GTGGCAGAAATTACACCTGTTTGCCAGATAACATGTGTTCATGATGAAGCAGTGGCAGAAGTACGAAAGGCCATGCTCTCTGCTGAACATATGAGCAGTCTTTCAGAATTATTCAAGATTTTAGGCGATGGAACTCGTGTGCGTATTCTTAATGCATTGTCGCATCATGAACTGTGCGTATGTGATCTTGTGACGATTATCGGAATGAGTCAGCCGGCTGTTTCACACCAGCTACGATTGTTACGGGCAGCAAAGCTTGTCCGGTATAGGAAAGTTGGAAAAAACGTATATTATTCCCTTGCTGATGATCATGTGACTGTACTTCTTTCTACAGCTCTCGAACATATTCTTGAAGGGTAA
- a CDS encoding sensor histidine kinase, with protein sequence MAGVSEKNGRVRHGLDEQPSANDFETLVAEHVCDAEAAYCSAGRPSAQAVLPYNLLLKVLDTGPIAVALFSEDCSPLYWNECFEDNFGTLEGAGAEKLRQKSTSLWRCVGESLFTVRGSQEEIRGECCKLSEHGTYIWFETRTQVVQADEARRIYFFVATDITHQKTAQISLKQTRDELEERVKERTTVLARLNNMLEEQVERSRLQQQALVESEERFRNIFLNKHGIRFIWDSVTFEIEEINIGAAEFYGYEQDDMVGQSLQDITGMSVAAIEDRIEEVKRSGHVSFTALHRQSNGEMKYVEVHFAGVKNKGRRLIYAFIIDISERIEAERKVHEHQNNLKALMNSMSDCALLVDTQGQVITMNHAAELEFHSVGQPADSVNVFARLDKQVVNVWRSAFEAVLLMGVAEHIETDVNRCWNVSFYPVFTESLDISAVAIYAEDITFEKRTAEQMKLLSKRVLSAQEDERKRIGRELHDSTAQTISGIKYLLESEVARMERGAEVAPEKLSKMIELLQGAIVELRHIIMALRPTILDDLGLIAALRWLLNEISIMHPAFMFSSTFDLSEHVFSELQKTVLFRVAQEALSNAAKHSRGSNISLHIKQEGHSCVLYIQDDGEGFSVENCSRAGVGLGSMRERVELANGTLDILSLEGQGTLVRVAVPLGAVNVTD encoded by the coding sequence ATGGCAGGTGTTTCAGAAAAAAATGGGCGAGTGAGACATGGTCTTGACGAGCAGCCGTCTGCTAATGACTTTGAAACATTGGTTGCGGAGCATGTTTGCGATGCTGAAGCCGCCTATTGTTCGGCGGGGCGCCCCTCTGCGCAGGCAGTTCTTCCATACAATTTGTTGCTCAAGGTTCTTGATACAGGACCAATAGCAGTTGCATTGTTTTCAGAAGATTGTTCTCCCCTGTACTGGAATGAGTGCTTTGAGGACAATTTTGGTACACTGGAAGGGGCCGGAGCTGAAAAGCTGAGGCAGAAATCAACCAGTTTGTGGCGTTGTGTTGGAGAAAGCCTTTTTACAGTAAGAGGGTCTCAGGAGGAAATACGCGGAGAGTGCTGTAAGTTAAGTGAGCACGGTACGTATATTTGGTTTGAGACTCGAACACAGGTCGTGCAAGCTGATGAGGCTCGGCGTATATATTTTTTCGTGGCTACAGATATAACCCATCAGAAGACTGCCCAGATTAGTCTGAAGCAAACACGTGACGAGCTTGAAGAACGAGTAAAAGAGCGTACGACTGTTCTTGCTAGACTAAACAACATGCTCGAAGAGCAGGTTGAGCGAAGCAGGCTGCAGCAACAGGCTCTTGTTGAAAGTGAAGAGCGTTTCCGAAATATTTTTCTTAATAAGCACGGCATACGTTTTATCTGGGATTCGGTGACATTTGAAATTGAAGAAATAAATATCGGGGCGGCAGAGTTTTACGGATATGAACAGGATGATATGGTTGGACAGTCGTTACAAGATATTACGGGGATGTCTGTTGCGGCTATTGAAGACAGAATCGAAGAAGTTAAACGCTCTGGACATGTTTCTTTTACTGCTCTGCATCGTCAGTCAAATGGTGAGATGAAATATGTAGAAGTTCACTTTGCCGGGGTTAAAAATAAAGGGCGCAGGCTTATTTACGCCTTCATTATTGATATTAGTGAACGAATTGAAGCTGAGCGTAAGGTTCATGAGCATCAAAATAACTTAAAGGCGTTAATGAACTCAATGAGCGACTGCGCTCTGCTAGTTGATACGCAGGGGCAGGTTATTACGATGAACCACGCAGCTGAATTGGAATTTCATTCTGTAGGGCAGCCTGCCGACAGTGTGAATGTGTTTGCGAGATTGGACAAGCAGGTTGTGAATGTATGGCGTAGCGCATTTGAAGCTGTTTTGCTTATGGGAGTTGCTGAACACATTGAGACGGACGTGAATCGGTGCTGGAATGTGTCTTTTTATCCTGTATTTACAGAGAGTCTGGATATCAGTGCCGTTGCGATCTATGCAGAAGATATTACTTTTGAAAAACGCACGGCAGAGCAGATGAAGCTGCTTTCCAAGCGTGTTCTTTCTGCACAGGAAGATGAGCGTAAGCGGATTGGCAGGGAGTTGCATGACAGCACCGCACAGACAATTTCCGGCATTAAGTATTTGTTGGAAAGTGAAGTTGCGCGCATGGAGCGTGGAGCGGAAGTGGCTCCTGAAAAACTGAGTAAAATGATAGAGTTGTTACAAGGAGCAATTGTAGAACTGCGGCACATCATTATGGCATTGCGTCCAACAATTCTTGATGATTTGGGACTCATTGCAGCATTACGTTGGTTGCTCAATGAGATATCGATAATGCATCCTGCCTTTATGTTTTCCAGCACGTTTGATCTTTCGGAACACGTTTTCAGTGAATTGCAGAAGACCGTCCTTTTTCGTGTCGCTCAAGAAGCACTTTCCAATGCAGCAAAGCATAGCCGAGGAAGTAATATATCGCTTCATATCAAGCAGGAAGGTCATAGTTGTGTGTTGTATATTCAGGATGACGGCGAGGGCTTTTCTGTAGAGAACTGTTCAAGAGCCGGTGTTGGGCTTGGCAGTATGCGTGAACGCGTTGAACTTGCAAATGGTACACTGGATATTTTATCGCTTGAGGGGCAGGGGACATTGGTTCGGGTGGCTGTCCCTCTAGGCGCTGTTAATGTGACTGACTAG
- a CDS encoding radical SAM protein, with amino-acid sequence MLNYNKSMIWNMTRNCNFQCSYCYFPHKNEKITNPITFESLLNFLNKNDDVWLVGMTGGEPFIYPNFVSLCEQLTKKHFIGVDTNLSLSKEIKAFAEKISPSRVNDIYASLHIEEREKRNAVQNFIDNYHTLADAGFTIKVNYVLHPTMEARYPKDVAFFKDNGIPITPRPFKGIYNNLKYPQNYSSEIKNIFADHPTAGTKMVFNFRGVDCKSGQTFIRMEPDGTIFRCPGDRTVLGNIHENVNLYACATPCNVNRCPCQGINYVKLNPAEGWFIEGMRLFLTGAEKNAANAFRQTLLYDSEHSSALNNIGVFAYENKNYAHAKRLFEQAHNFHPQVPLFKQNLEIVKNTLEGDKQLSIHPEISEIVRPSVVNYEYSVTPEQSTE; translated from the coding sequence ATGTTAAATTACAACAAATCAATGATATGGAACATGACAAGGAATTGTAATTTTCAATGCTCATACTGTTATTTCCCGCATAAAAATGAAAAAATAACAAATCCTATCACTTTTGAATCACTATTAAACTTCCTTAACAAAAATGATGACGTCTGGTTAGTTGGCATGACCGGTGGAGAACCTTTTATTTATCCGAATTTTGTTTCTCTTTGTGAGCAACTTACAAAAAAACACTTCATAGGTGTTGATACCAACCTCAGTTTATCAAAAGAAATTAAAGCATTTGCAGAAAAAATATCTCCTTCACGAGTTAATGATATTTATGCATCATTACATATTGAAGAACGAGAAAAAAGAAATGCAGTTCAAAATTTTATTGACAATTACCATACGCTTGCAGATGCAGGGTTCACTATTAAAGTTAACTACGTATTGCATCCCACAATGGAAGCCCGATACCCAAAAGACGTTGCATTCTTTAAAGACAACGGCATTCCCATTACCCCGCGTCCATTCAAAGGCATCTACAATAATTTAAAATATCCGCAAAATTACTCGTCTGAAATCAAAAACATCTTCGCCGACCATCCGACGGCAGGAACCAAGATGGTTTTCAACTTCCGCGGTGTTGACTGCAAGAGCGGGCAAACATTTATACGCATGGAACCAGACGGAACCATCTTCCGCTGTCCTGGAGACAGAACCGTTCTTGGTAACATTCATGAAAACGTTAATCTTTATGCCTGCGCTACCCCATGCAACGTCAACAGATGTCCATGTCAGGGAATTAACTACGTAAAACTCAATCCAGCTGAAGGCTGGTTTATTGAGGGAATGCGTTTATTCCTCACAGGCGCAGAAAAAAATGCAGCCAACGCATTCCGCCAAACTCTCCTCTATGACAGCGAACATTCCAGTGCGCTAAATAACATTGGAGTCTTTGCATACGAGAACAAAAACTATGCGCATGCAAAACGACTTTTTGAACAAGCGCATAACTTCCACCCACAAGTCCCACTATTTAAACAAAATCTTGAAATCGTGAAAAACACCCTTGAAGGAGACAAACAGTTATCTATCCATCCTGAAATCAGTGAAATTGTGCGCCCCAGCGTCGTAAATTACGAGTACTCTGTAACACCTGAGCAAAGCACTGAATGA
- a CDS encoding glycosyltransferase — MHNTPTLGMILKGYPRISETFISNEIKLLEEQGFAIHIFSMRKPRENFSHKSVKSINAKVTYLPEHISLGFPRLLWNTILCALLHTRTFWKTFRFFLSRFKETPKVHTWIKHFMQACVVANAVEPFNITHLHSHFVHTPTSVAMYAAKLTNIPFSFTAHAKDIYTQKPERVAQKMQHALFAVTCTKYNKLALETIARTFPSPKAPPLYALAPIKDGSPVRTPQPGYCPVHTIYHGIDLSLFSTQQGSLTADPPYSILTVARLVEKKGLDTILESLRLLLLRDIPFRYTLIGEGPLQEKLEGLIYQYGLTEFVEFTGTLTHEEVLNHYRKADLFLLGCTTAQDGDRDGIPNVLAEAMAMGVPVVATRVSGIPELVEHNKSGLLAPCDDAEALADATEQLLTNEALRQTIITEAERKVHRVFNNRQLIIQLGHIFEKNGVVREEIDPLSELEWSSS, encoded by the coding sequence ATGCATAATACTCCCACACTCGGTATGATCCTGAAAGGATACCCCCGTATCTCAGAAACATTTATTTCAAACGAAATAAAACTGCTGGAAGAGCAAGGCTTTGCTATTCATATTTTCTCAATGAGAAAACCACGTGAAAATTTCTCACATAAGTCCGTAAAATCCATCAATGCAAAGGTTACCTATCTTCCTGAACATATTTCTCTAGGTTTTCCACGTCTGCTATGGAACACAATTTTATGTGCCCTGCTACACACCCGTACCTTCTGGAAGACGTTCAGATTCTTTCTCTCCCGCTTTAAGGAAACCCCAAAGGTACATACATGGATAAAACACTTCATGCAGGCATGCGTCGTTGCCAACGCTGTGGAGCCATTCAACATTACCCACCTTCACAGCCACTTTGTGCATACACCGACATCCGTAGCCATGTATGCAGCCAAGCTTACTAATATTCCGTTCAGTTTTACTGCCCACGCAAAAGATATCTACACCCAAAAACCGGAACGCGTTGCCCAGAAAATGCAACATGCGCTTTTTGCAGTAACCTGTACCAAATACAATAAACTTGCACTGGAAACCATTGCACGCACATTCCCATCCCCTAAGGCTCCTCCTCTTTATGCATTGGCTCCTATTAAAGACGGCTCTCCGGTTCGAACTCCTCAACCGGGCTACTGCCCTGTGCACACAATCTACCATGGAATAGACCTCTCTCTATTCTCCACGCAGCAAGGCAGCCTTACAGCCGATCCTCCATACTCCATTCTCACAGTGGCACGGTTGGTAGAAAAAAAAGGGCTGGATACCATCCTAGAAAGCCTACGCCTTCTCTTATTACGAGACATTCCTTTCCGGTACACACTTATTGGTGAAGGTCCGCTACAGGAGAAGTTAGAAGGCCTCATTTACCAATACGGGCTTACAGAATTTGTAGAATTCACAGGCACATTGACACATGAAGAAGTGTTAAACCATTACCGCAAGGCCGATCTATTCCTGCTTGGATGCACGACAGCTCAAGATGGCGACAGAGATGGCATTCCTAATGTCCTTGCTGAAGCAATGGCAATGGGCGTTCCTGTTGTGGCAACTCGCGTATCTGGAATCCCAGAGCTTGTAGAACACAACAAATCAGGGCTGCTCGCTCCATGTGATGACGCGGAAGCCCTTGCTGATGCCACAGAACAGCTGCTCACAAACGAAGCACTTCGGCAGACCATTATTACCGAAGCTGAACGTAAGGTGCATAGAGTATTCAACAACAGACAACTTATTATTCAACTTGGACACATTTTTGAAAAGAATGGTGTTGTAAGAGAAGAAATAGACCCCCTGTCAGAATTAGAATGGTCGTCATCATGA